Proteins co-encoded in one Conger conger chromosome 4, fConCon1.1, whole genome shotgun sequence genomic window:
- the pkia gene encoding cAMP-dependent protein kinase inhibitor alpha: MTDVESTYEDFIASDRSGRRNALHDILGVPGDLKPSDLAHRLSELNMKKTGEADDAEKGQGPSKDPSAESPERKERGT, translated from the exons ATGACTGATGTTGAGTCAACATACGAAGACTTCATTGCATCTGACCGAAGTGGGCGGAGGAATGCACTACATGATATACTTGGGGTCCCAGGAGATTTGAAACCCAGTGATTTAGCCCATAGATTGTCTgaacttaatatgaaaaaaacag GGGAGGCCGATGATGCTGAAAAAGGCCAGGGACCTTCCAAAGACCCCTCTGCAGAATCAccggagagaaaagagaggggcACATAA